In the genome of Salipiger sp. CCB-MM3, one region contains:
- a CDS encoding sulfotransferase family protein, producing MKQALRARFISTALRFKSFEPEDAILLSCDPRSGSTWLSELLCESRPSAVIWEPFHLDNAPRVRDLGFSWRQYIPPDADWPEAELFIRRMLSGGYINQWTSWASPVADFVRAEHLLVKCCRANGVLPWLVRRIAFRRKPIHFLRHPFAIAASQKRMGNFGTAGMDEVLSRGRYFEYLSEYAGFIRSLETDAERIVAMWCLMQKPALSDAQTQERTIRMHYETLKLYPEREVARLFHTWGEPVPEGVLARVNQASRMTVDGALLNYPLSQVGKWRQEFSDKQVDRLARILTQLGVTEYSEALLPATELEPSDEN from the coding sequence ATGAAACAGGCACTTCGCGCGCGCTTCATTTCGACTGCCCTGCGTTTCAAAAGCTTTGAGCCCGAGGACGCCATACTGCTGTCCTGCGACCCGCGCAGCGGCTCGACATGGCTGAGCGAGCTTCTGTGCGAGTCCCGTCCCAGCGCTGTTATCTGGGAGCCGTTTCACCTCGACAACGCCCCGCGTGTTCGGGATTTGGGGTTCTCGTGGCGGCAGTACATTCCGCCGGATGCAGACTGGCCCGAGGCTGAACTGTTCATCCGGCGCATGCTGTCCGGCGGATACATCAACCAATGGACCAGTTGGGCAAGTCCCGTGGCGGATTTCGTGCGTGCCGAGCATCTTTTGGTAAAATGCTGCCGGGCCAACGGGGTCTTGCCGTGGCTGGTGCGCCGCATCGCGTTTCGGCGCAAACCGATCCATTTCCTGCGGCACCCTTTTGCGATTGCCGCGTCGCAGAAGCGGATGGGGAATTTTGGAACGGCGGGCATGGATGAGGTTCTATCGCGCGGCAGGTACTTTGAATATCTATCTGAATATGCGGGTTTTATTCGCAGCCTGGAGACGGATGCAGAGCGGATCGTCGCCATGTGGTGTCTGATGCAAAAGCCCGCGCTCAGCGATGCGCAGACCCAAGAGCGCACGATCCGCATGCACTACGAGACGCTCAAGCTTTACCCGGAACGCGAGGTGGCGCGATTGTTCCACACATGGGGCGAGCCGGTGCCCGAGGGGGTTCTTGCCCGCGTCAACCAAGCGAGCCGCATGACCGTCGATGGGGCGCTGCTGAATTACCCTCTGTCGCAGGTCGGAAAGTGGCGGCAAGAGTTCAGTGACAAGCAAGTGGATCGGTTGGCGCGGATTTTGACACAATTGGGTGTGACGGAATACAGCGAAGCGCTGCTGCCCGCTACGGAGCTAGAGCCAAGCGATGAAAATTAA